One genomic region from Desulfuromonas sp. TF encodes:
- a CDS encoding efflux RND transporter periplasmic adaptor subunit, translating to MKKTKNLFISLLVLVLAGGFGWGTYTLAGPSSSAEGEHAGHGHEEEQLKGDPHGHADAHAAHDDHGDEAEEELEGLFSADAPSREAHHEEDDDHHGEDHSDHPSSRATAPRTNDPHAGHGHGDAGDEICPEHNIAEAEDALCQPDLVSHLQPGEGLKVRLAAPETAGRIGITTAAPLPVGEEGAAWPGQVAFNRDRLARLSALAGGAVRKVHAGLGERVAEGQALAEIAAPEAAGLRAELSAAESRRGLAEAVYRREKDLLEKGITSRHEFQQAEAEFHQAESAVVRIRRQMHDFGLVDGARGAGLPIRAPFAGTVIERTAVVGETVAPGTPLFVLADLSTVWVETSVPEEEQLSVRPGMEIVASFSGLPGRAFTGEIFWVAPALDEQTRMLKVLAQVDNGEGLLRSGLFGQVRPAAKTAGGTLAVPADAVQTVDGNPFVFVRLEEDLFELRRVTTGRRIRGAVTIQSGLQADDRVAMSQSFSLKSEVLRARLGASCADH from the coding sequence ATGAAAAAGACGAAAAATCTGTTCATTTCTCTGCTCGTCCTTGTCCTTGCGGGCGGTTTTGGATGGGGGACTTACACACTTGCCGGCCCTTCCTCCTCCGCTGAGGGGGAGCATGCAGGGCATGGCCACGAAGAAGAGCAATTAAAGGGAGATCCCCATGGGCATGCCGATGCGCACGCCGCGCACGACGATCACGGGGATGAGGCCGAGGAAGAACTGGAAGGGCTGTTCAGTGCAGATGCCCCCTCTCGGGAAGCCCACCACGAGGAGGACGACGACCATCACGGAGAGGATCACTCGGATCACCCTTCCTCCCGGGCAACCGCCCCGCGGACAAATGATCCCCACGCCGGCCACGGCCATGGAGACGCCGGGGATGAAATCTGTCCCGAGCACAATATCGCCGAAGCGGAGGATGCTCTGTGCCAGCCCGACCTGGTCTCACATCTTCAACCCGGCGAGGGGCTGAAGGTTCGCCTGGCGGCCCCTGAAACGGCCGGCCGGATTGGCATCACCACCGCCGCGCCACTCCCCGTCGGCGAAGAAGGCGCCGCCTGGCCGGGGCAGGTCGCCTTCAATCGCGACCGCCTGGCCCGCCTCTCGGCGCTGGCCGGCGGCGCCGTGCGGAAGGTGCATGCAGGGCTGGGGGAGAGGGTCGCCGAAGGGCAGGCCCTGGCCGAGATCGCCGCTCCCGAAGCGGCGGGACTGCGGGCCGAGTTGTCGGCCGCGGAAAGCCGCCGGGGCCTCGCCGAAGCGGTCTACCGGCGCGAAAAGGACCTGCTGGAGAAGGGGATCACCTCCCGGCACGAATTCCAGCAGGCTGAAGCCGAATTCCATCAGGCCGAAAGCGCTGTCGTCCGGATTCGGCGACAGATGCACGATTTCGGCCTTGTCGACGGGGCCAGGGGGGCGGGGCTGCCGATCCGCGCCCCCTTCGCCGGCACCGTCATCGAGAGAACGGCGGTCGTCGGTGAGACGGTTGCCCCGGGGACGCCGCTCTTCGTCCTAGCCGACCTCAGTACCGTGTGGGTCGAGACCTCGGTCCCCGAGGAGGAGCAGCTTTCCGTTCGCCCCGGCATGGAGATCGTCGCCTCCTTCTCCGGGCTTCCCGGACGGGCATTCACGGGAGAGATCTTCTGGGTCGCCCCCGCCCTCGATGAGCAGACGCGCATGCTCAAAGTCCTGGCGCAGGTGGACAACGGCGAGGGGCTGCTGCGCAGCGGCCTTTTCGGCCAGGTGCGTCCGGCGGCGAAGACGGCCGGCGGAACCCTCGCCGTCCCCGCCGATGCCGTACAGACGGTGGACGGCAATCCCTTTGTCTTCGTGCGCCTGGAGGAAGATCTCTTCGAGTTGCGCCGGGTGACGACCGGGCGTCGGATTCGGGGGGCGGTGACGATTCAATCGGGTCTCCAGGCCGATGACCGGGTCGCCATGAGCCAATCCTTCTCTCTTAAGTCGGAGGTGCTGAGGGCACGTCTGGGGGCGTCATGCGCGGACCATTGA
- a CDS encoding TolC family protein, giving the protein MLSKPASDVEKGALTLREVLAQALLNNPELDVYSQEIRAREAEGLQAGLRPNPVLSFEAENVFGSGPFSGTDAAEGTLALHQTFELGNKRDLRRHLAEAETSIAQSNFELAKANLLARATDGFFAVLAAQERLRLAEELTDLTKRVLDTVEERVAAGRAAETEAIRFRIQLREGEIARNKARRHLAAVRSGLATLMGRDRAEFDHAVGEMSSLFPLPDPAQLEKLATGSPRIALHVTESELSRRAVSLEQARLIPDLDVGVGTRHFRESDDTALVFDLSLPLPIFDRNQGAIAAARSRQAKARAEERRALLQVREALSVTWQEMSAAREEAEGLRDDIIPASRRALEAAEYGYRAGKFGVLDVLDAQRTWVEARERHLESLIAFHRAAAELERLLGSSLDPGRSSLTLSATAKE; this is encoded by the coding sequence ATGTTGTCAAAACCAGCTTCCGACGTTGAAAAAGGTGCGCTGACTTTGCGGGAGGTCCTTGCTCAGGCGTTGCTCAACAATCCCGAGCTGGATGTCTATTCCCAGGAAATACGCGCTCGCGAGGCCGAAGGACTGCAGGCCGGCTTGCGGCCAAATCCCGTTCTTTCCTTCGAAGCCGAGAACGTCTTCGGCAGCGGCCCGTTTTCCGGAACCGATGCCGCCGAAGGCACCCTTGCCCTTCATCAGACGTTCGAATTGGGAAACAAGCGCGATCTTCGCCGTCATCTGGCCGAGGCGGAGACGAGCATCGCGCAAAGCAACTTCGAACTCGCTAAAGCCAATCTTCTGGCCAGGGCCACCGACGGGTTTTTCGCCGTCCTCGCCGCCCAGGAGCGCTTGCGTCTGGCCGAGGAATTGACCGACCTCACGAAGCGGGTGCTGGACACTGTTGAGGAGCGCGTCGCCGCCGGAAGAGCCGCCGAGACGGAAGCCATCCGATTTCGCATCCAGCTTCGGGAGGGTGAGATTGCCCGCAACAAGGCCCGCCGTCATCTTGCCGCCGTCCGCAGCGGCCTGGCCACCCTGATGGGGCGGGATCGGGCCGAGTTCGATCATGCAGTCGGAGAGATGTCTTCCCTCTTCCCTCTGCCCGATCCGGCCCAACTGGAGAAACTGGCGACCGGGAGCCCGCGGATCGCCCTCCATGTCACGGAGAGTGAGCTCAGCCGCCGGGCGGTAAGTCTGGAGCAGGCCCGGCTGATTCCGGATCTGGATGTCGGTGTCGGCACCCGTCATTTCAGGGAGAGTGACGACACCGCGCTGGTTTTCGACCTTTCACTCCCTCTCCCCATTTTCGATCGCAACCAGGGGGCGATAGCCGCCGCCCGGAGTCGGCAGGCAAAGGCCCGGGCCGAGGAGCGCAGAGCCCTGCTGCAGGTAAGGGAAGCCCTGTCTGTGACCTGGCAGGAGATGAGCGCCGCACGGGAGGAAGCCGAGGGGTTGCGGGACGATATCATTCCCGCTTCCCGGCGGGCACTGGAAGCGGCCGAATACGGATATCGAGCCGGCAAGTTCGGCGTCCTGGATGTGCTCGATGCCCAGCGCACCTGGGTGGAAGCGAGGGAGCGTCATCTGGAGTCGCTGATCGCTTTTCACCGCGCCGCCGCCGAACTGGAGCGTCTGCTGGGAAGCTCGCTCGACCCCGGTCGATCATCCCTCACGCTCTCCGCCACAGCCAAGGAGTAA
- a CDS encoding cysteine desulfurase family protein — translation MKEIYLDYNASTPIAPEAVEAMRPFLTQHYGNPSSLHWAGVPAKDAVEQARGQVAALLDCDPAEVVFTSGGSESNNHAIKGVFFAHRERGNHIITTAVEHPATLAPCRFLESLGAKVTVLPVDRFGRVDPDEVRQAITPRTILITVMHANNEVGTIQPIAEIATVARNAGVLLHTDAAQSVGKIPAGVDSLGVDLLSVAGHKVYAPKGIGALYIREGTRIEPFVHGAGHEKGRRAGTESVLLASALGAACEAARGWVDGPKVQMLRDRFWAALRETFGDRVTLNGHPTERLPNTLNVNFTGRIGAEILGRMPQVAASTGSACHTGSVTLSPVLAAMGVSLEEGMGAIRFSLGRTTTWEELEEVLRLLREGGDRK, via the coding sequence ATGAAAGAAATCTACCTCGATTACAATGCCAGCACTCCCATCGCCCCGGAAGCGGTCGAGGCGATGCGCCCCTTTCTCACGCAGCACTACGGCAATCCGTCCAGCCTCCACTGGGCCGGCGTACCGGCGAAGGACGCGGTGGAGCAGGCGCGGGGGCAGGTCGCCGCCCTGCTCGACTGCGATCCCGCCGAGGTCGTTTTCACCAGCGGCGGCAGCGAATCGAACAACCATGCCATCAAGGGGGTCTTCTTCGCCCATCGGGAGCGCGGGAACCATATCATCACTACGGCGGTGGAGCATCCGGCCACCCTTGCTCCATGCCGCTTCCTGGAGAGTCTGGGGGCGAAGGTCACCGTCCTTCCAGTCGACCGCTTCGGCCGGGTCGATCCGGACGAGGTGCGTCAGGCGATAACCCCGCGCACAATCCTGATCACGGTGATGCACGCCAACAACGAGGTCGGAACGATTCAGCCGATCGCAGAGATCGCCACCGTCGCCCGCAATGCCGGGGTCCTGCTCCACACCGACGCCGCCCAGAGCGTCGGCAAGATCCCCGCCGGGGTCGATTCCCTCGGGGTGGATCTCCTTTCAGTGGCCGGGCACAAGGTCTACGCGCCGAAGGGGATCGGCGCCCTGTACATAAGGGAGGGGACGCGTATCGAGCCGTTCGTCCACGGCGCCGGGCACGAGAAGGGAAGAAGGGCGGGGACAGAGAGCGTGCTGCTGGCGTCGGCGCTCGGCGCTGCCTGCGAAGCGGCCCGCGGCTGGGTCGACGGGCCGAAGGTGCAGATGCTGCGCGATCGTTTCTGGGCCGCCCTGCGGGAGACATTCGGGGACCGGGTCACGCTGAATGGGCATCCGACGGAACGGCTCCCCAACACCCTCAACGTCAACTTCACCGGTCGCATCGGTGCGGAGATCCTGGGCCGGATGCCGCAGGTCGCCGCTTCCACCGGCTCGGCCTGTCACACCGGTTCGGTGACCCTCTCCCCAGTCCTTGCCGCCATGGGCGTCTCCCTGGAGGAAGGGATGGGAGCCATCCGGTTCAGCCTTGGCCGCACCACCACCTGGGAGGAACTGGAGGAGGTGCTTCGCCTCCTGCGCGAGGGCGGAGATCGCAAGTAG
- a CDS encoding methyltransferase domain-containing protein, whose amino-acid sequence MKRYTDGRSEMVTSLHDERLERVIHALLEANAKSVLDMGCGPGELMARLAAERRFIRIAGIDTSLEALAEARHLLTAEDCVWDDTRLSLHHASFTTFIEDLAGFDAAVMVETIEHVDPHRLSAVEQTVFAGYRPQTVLVTTPNSEYNVLHGIPDGTFRHRDHRFEWTRSKFRKWAEGVAGRHGYRTVFDEIGPVDPALGSSTQMAIFSSRL is encoded by the coding sequence ATGAAAAGGTATACCGACGGGCGGTCTGAAATGGTGACTTCCCTGCATGATGAACGCCTGGAAAGGGTAATCCATGCCTTATTGGAGGCCAACGCCAAGAGTGTTCTCGATATGGGCTGTGGTCCTGGTGAGTTGATGGCTCGCCTGGCCGCCGAGAGACGATTCATCCGGATCGCCGGAATCGACACCTCGCTGGAGGCACTGGCCGAAGCGCGGCATCTGCTGACCGCGGAAGACTGTGTCTGGGACGACACGCGCCTTTCTCTACATCACGCCTCCTTTACGACTTTTATTGAAGATCTCGCGGGCTTCGATGCCGCGGTCATGGTGGAAACCATCGAACACGTCGATCCCCATCGGCTTTCCGCCGTGGAGCAGACGGTATTTGCAGGCTACCGACCACAGACCGTGCTCGTCACCACCCCGAACAGCGAATACAATGTGCTCCATGGAATACCGGACGGCACTTTCAGGCATCGTGACCACCGCTTCGAATGGACCCGCAGCAAGTTCCGGAAGTGGGCCGAGGGGGTGGCCGGGCGACATGGATACCGAACCGTCTTTGATGAAATCGGCCCGGTCGATCCGGCACTCGGAAGTTCGACGCAGATGGCGATCTTTTCTTCCCGCCTTTGA
- the katG gene encoding catalase/peroxidase HPI, whose amino-acid sequence MNEESKCPVTGRTSKQLTRRGMSNRDWWPNQLNLHILHQHSNLSNPMGEDFNYAEEFKSLDLGAVKEDLYALMTDSQDWWPADYGHYGGLMIRMAWHSAGTYRTGDGRGGAGSGTQRFAPINSWPDNVNLDKARRLLWPIKQKYGKKISWADLMILAGNCALESMGFKTFGFAGGRKDVWEPEEDIYWGSEGEWLADKRYEGDRELENPLAAVQMGLIYVNPEGPNGNPDPVASGRDVRETFARMAMNDEETVALVAGGHTFGKCHGAGDAAHVGPEPEAAGIEEQGLGWKSSFGSGKGDDAIGSGLEGAWKPNPTKFDMGYLKVLFKYEYELVKSPAGAHQWLAKDVDEEDMVVGAHDPSKKRRPMMTTADLSLRFDPIYEPIARRYQQNPEEFADAFARAWFKLTHRDMGPLARYLGPEVPEEELIWQDPVPPVDHDLIDANDIAALKGKILASGLSISELVSTAWASASTFRGSDNRGGANGARIRLAPQKDWEVNQPGQLTKVLETLEGIRKAFNDAQSGGKKVSLADLIVLGGCAAVEQAAKNAGHEVTVPFSPGRTDASQKQTDVEAFAVLEPVADGFRNYQKAAYSVSPEELLVDRAQLLTLTAPEMTALVGGMRVLNANFGQSRHGVFTRRPETLTNDFFVNLLDMNTTWKAVSDAKDRFEGRDRKTGEAKWTGTRVDLIFGSNSQLRALAEVYGSADAQKKFVQDFVAAWTKVMNLDRFDLA is encoded by the coding sequence ATGAACGAAGAAAGCAAGTGCCCGGTAACGGGCAGGACGAGCAAGCAGTTAACCCGCCGTGGCATGTCGAACCGGGACTGGTGGCCGAATCAGTTGAACCTTCACATTCTGCACCAGCATTCCAATCTGTCCAATCCGATGGGCGAGGATTTCAACTACGCTGAAGAATTCAAGAGTCTCGACCTGGGTGCTGTGAAGGAGGACCTCTATGCGCTGATGACCGACTCTCAGGATTGGTGGCCGGCCGATTACGGCCACTATGGGGGGCTCATGATCCGGATGGCGTGGCACAGCGCTGGCACCTACCGCACGGGCGACGGCCGCGGCGGAGCCGGGAGCGGTACCCAGCGTTTCGCGCCGATCAACAGTTGGCCGGACAACGTGAACCTTGATAAAGCGCGTCGACTGCTTTGGCCGATCAAGCAGAAATATGGGAAGAAAATCTCCTGGGCCGACCTGATGATTCTCGCCGGCAACTGTGCGCTGGAGTCGATGGGATTCAAGACGTTCGGCTTCGCCGGCGGGCGCAAAGACGTCTGGGAGCCGGAAGAGGACATTTATTGGGGCTCTGAAGGCGAGTGGCTTGCCGACAAACGTTATGAAGGCGACCGGGAGCTCGAGAATCCGCTCGCCGCCGTGCAGATGGGCTTGATCTACGTGAACCCGGAAGGGCCGAACGGTAATCCTGATCCGGTCGCGTCGGGCCGCGACGTACGTGAAACCTTCGCGCGCATGGCGATGAACGACGAAGAGACCGTCGCTCTCGTCGCGGGCGGGCACACGTTCGGCAAATGCCATGGCGCCGGCGATGCCGCCCATGTCGGTCCCGAGCCCGAAGCCGCCGGCATCGAGGAGCAGGGGCTCGGCTGGAAGAGCAGCTTCGGCAGCGGCAAGGGAGATGACGCGATCGGCAGCGGCCTCGAAGGGGCCTGGAAGCCGAACCCGACCAAGTTTGACATGGGCTATCTGAAGGTCCTGTTCAAATACGAGTATGAGCTGGTCAAGAGCCCGGCCGGCGCGCATCAGTGGCTGGCCAAGGACGTGGATGAAGAGGACATGGTGGTTGGCGCGCACGACCCGTCGAAGAAGCGCCGGCCGATGATGACCACGGCGGACCTCTCCCTTCGCTTCGATCCGATCTATGAGCCGATCGCGCGGCGCTACCAGCAGAACCCTGAGGAATTCGCCGATGCCTTCGCCCGCGCGTGGTTCAAACTCACCCATCGCGACATGGGCCCGCTCGCGCGCTATCTCGGGCCGGAAGTGCCTGAAGAAGAGCTGATCTGGCAGGACCCGGTTCCCCCTGTCGACCATGACCTGATCGATGCGAATGACATTGCCGCCCTCAAGGGCAAGATCCTCGCTTCGGGTCTGTCCATTTCCGAGTTGGTTTCGACCGCCTGGGCCTCAGCTTCGACCTTCCGCGGCTCCGACAATCGCGGCGGGGCCAACGGGGCGCGCATCCGTCTCGCTCCGCAGAAGGACTGGGAGGTCAACCAGCCGGGGCAACTGACGAAGGTGCTTGAAACCCTCGAGGGCATCCGGAAAGCGTTCAACGACGCCCAGTCCGGCGGCAAAAAGGTTTCGCTCGCCGACCTGATCGTCCTCGGCGGTTGCGCGGCGGTCGAGCAGGCGGCGAAGAACGCCGGGCACGAGGTGACCGTTCCCTTCTCACCGGGACGCACCGATGCGTCGCAGAAGCAAACCGACGTCGAAGCATTCGCCGTACTCGAACCGGTTGCAGACGGGTTCCGCAATTACCAGAAAGCCGCGTACAGCGTATCGCCAGAGGAGCTGCTGGTGGATCGGGCACAACTGCTCACGCTGACAGCTCCGGAGATGACGGCTCTGGTCGGCGGCATGCGCGTTCTGAATGCCAACTTCGGACAGTCCCGACACGGCGTCTTCACCAGGCGACCCGAGACGCTCACCAATGACTTCTTCGTGAATCTGCTCGACATGAACACCACGTGGAAGGCGGTGTCGGACGCCAAGGACAGGTTTGAAGGGCGCGATCGCAAGACGGGCGAAGCCAAATGGACCGGCACGCGCGTCGATCTCATCTTCGGTTCGAACTCCCAGCTCCGGGCTCTGGCCGAGGTCTACGGAAGCGCGGACGCGCAAAAGAAGTTTGTCCAGGACTTTGTGGCGGCCTGGACCAAGGTGATGAACCTTGATCGCTTCGACCTCGCCTGA
- a CDS encoding LysR family transcriptional regulator produces MTLEQLKTLVTIADAGGVLAASEILHKTQPTVSVAIRKLEEELGVQILSRDSYRATLTPAGESLCQQARLVLIQSEKFSELAKHLAQGNEPEVRIAIEASCPMPLVLEILSRCEKKFPGTQFNLMGDTLWGALERLESGEADLAISPWFEENPAFETRPLSTSRLITVAAPQFLERFGKEVLDLSDLTESVQVVVRDSSRNPREQSFGFMAEGRHWYVTDHLTKKEILLAGMGWGRLHAHLIEEDLRTGRLVPLVIRNYARVMEIKICVARMREKLVGPVAQALWEDFSNSPPEIWRGPFVL; encoded by the coding sequence ATGACTCTTGAACAATTGAAAACCCTGGTCACCATCGCCGATGCGGGAGGCGTCCTTGCCGCGTCCGAAATCCTCCATAAAACCCAGCCGACAGTCAGTGTCGCCATCAGGAAGCTGGAAGAGGAGCTGGGCGTGCAGATACTCTCCCGTGACAGCTACCGGGCGACGCTGACCCCTGCTGGCGAATCCTTGTGTCAACAGGCCCGTCTGGTTCTCATTCAGAGCGAGAAATTTTCAGAGCTGGCAAAACACCTTGCTCAGGGCAATGAACCGGAAGTCCGCATTGCCATAGAGGCCAGTTGTCCGATGCCGCTCGTTTTGGAAATACTTTCTCGATGTGAAAAGAAATTTCCCGGGACGCAATTCAACCTCATGGGGGATACGCTGTGGGGCGCGCTGGAGAGACTTGAATCGGGCGAGGCTGATCTGGCGATCAGCCCGTGGTTTGAAGAAAATCCGGCATTCGAGACGCGTCCTTTGAGCACTTCCAGGCTTATCACCGTGGCCGCCCCACAATTCCTTGAGCGATTCGGCAAAGAGGTCCTGGACCTTTCAGATTTAACAGAGTCGGTGCAGGTCGTCGTCAGGGACAGCAGCCGCAATCCTCGCGAACAGAGCTTTGGGTTTATGGCAGAGGGCCGGCACTGGTATGTGACAGATCACCTGACAAAGAAGGAAATCCTTTTAGCCGGAATGGGGTGGGGCCGATTGCACGCGCACCTGATCGAAGAGGATCTTCGGACAGGCCGGTTGGTGCCATTGGTGATCCGAAATTACGCAAGGGTCATGGAAATAAAAATTTGTGTCGCACGGATGAGGGAGAAGCTGGTCGGACCCGTCGCGCAGGCTCTCTGGGAAGACTTCTCAAACAGCCCGCCTGAAATATGGCGTGGGCCGTTTGTCTTGTAA
- a CDS encoding YceI family protein, which translates to MFRKLSPIFAVFAAFILTAQAASAATYGVDPVHSQVQFSVDHLVVFKVSGTFDEYEGEIEADASGKTLKSAKASIKVASIDTREAKRDDHLRSADFFDAANHPIMTFVSRKVEGSGDDITVFGDLTIRGTTREVALKGRFRGANTDPWGNVRAGFSASTVINRHDYGLNWNKALETGGFVVGDDVTITLEIQGVLKKT; encoded by the coding sequence ATGTTCAGGAAACTATCCCCCATTTTCGCTGTCTTCGCTGCATTCATTCTCACGGCGCAGGCGGCATCGGCGGCAACTTACGGGGTCGACCCGGTTCATTCCCAGGTACAGTTCAGCGTCGACCATCTCGTAGTCTTCAAAGTCAGCGGAACGTTCGATGAGTATGAAGGTGAAATCGAGGCGGATGCTTCGGGCAAGACGCTCAAATCTGCCAAGGCATCGATCAAGGTCGCCTCGATCGATACTCGGGAAGCCAAACGGGACGACCACCTGCGCAGCGCCGACTTCTTTGACGCTGCCAATCATCCCATCATGACCTTTGTCAGCAGAAAGGTTGAAGGTTCAGGCGACGACATCACCGTCTTCGGCGATCTGACGATCCGCGGGACCACCAGAGAGGTCGCCCTGAAAGGTCGCTTCCGCGGCGCAAACACCGACCCCTGGGGCAACGTACGTGCCGGGTTCTCCGCAAGCACGGTGATCAATCGCCATGATTATGGTCTCAACTGGAACAAGGCCCTGGAAACCGGAGGCTTTGTCGTGGGCGACGACGTGACGATCACCCTGGAGATTCAAGGTGTTCTCAAGAAGACGTGA
- a CDS encoding VOC family protein, translating to MKIGHVHLKISDMEQSAAFYRKYLGMKITERLEDTLVFMSAGEMHHELALQAVGKSAATPNRQDVGLYHVAFEVPDRRALIRTYQRLKADGVAVYPIDHRISWALYFSDPDGNGIEVYWDTRGTEHGVDIWEGIDRPLSENQLRNCSHRGGPEPE from the coding sequence ATGAAGATCGGCCACGTTCACCTGAAAATAAGCGACATGGAACAATCGGCCGCTTTCTACCGAAAATATCTCGGCATGAAGATTACGGAGAGGCTGGAAGATACCCTGGTTTTCATGTCTGCCGGGGAGATGCACCACGAACTGGCTCTCCAGGCGGTCGGGAAAAGCGCGGCCACTCCAAATCGTCAAGATGTCGGCCTGTACCATGTCGCCTTTGAAGTCCCTGACAGAAGGGCTCTGATACGGACGTACCAAAGACTTAAAGCGGATGGAGTGGCGGTCTACCCTATAGACCACCGCATCAGTTGGGCCCTCTATTTCAGCGACCCCGACGGTAACGGCATCGAAGTATACTGGGACACCCGGGGCACAGAGCATGGCGTTGACATCTGGGAGGGGATCGATCGTCCCCTCTCAGAGAATCAACTGAGAAATTGCTCTCATCGGGGCGGCCCTGAACCTGAATGA
- a CDS encoding VOC family protein, whose translation MVKPAKNTICLWYDGDAEDAARFYAETFPDSSVGAVYRAPGDFPSGKKGDVLTVWFTVMGIPCLGLNGGPAFKHDEAFSFQVATVDQAETDRYWNAIVNNGGQESACGWCKDKWGVSWQITPIALTQAVTDPDEAAAKRAFDAMMEMRKIDIATIEAARRG comes from the coding sequence ATGGTCAAGCCAGCAAAGAACACGATTTGCCTTTGGTACGATGGCGACGCCGAGGACGCGGCGCGTTTTTACGCCGAGACCTTTCCCGATTCGTCCGTCGGCGCGGTATACCGCGCCCCGGGAGACTTCCCTTCCGGGAAGAAAGGGGATGTGTTAACGGTTTGGTTTACCGTGATGGGCATTCCCTGTCTCGGGCTCAACGGCGGCCCCGCGTTCAAGCACGACGAAGCCTTCTCTTTTCAGGTCGCAACCGTTGACCAGGCCGAGACCGATCGTTACTGGAACGCGATCGTCAACAACGGCGGCCAGGAGAGTGCGTGCGGCTGGTGCAAGGACAAATGGGGCGTGTCCTGGCAGATTACGCCGATCGCCCTGACGCAGGCGGTCACCGATCCCGATGAGGCTGCAGCCAAGCGCGCGTTCGATGCGATGATGGAGATGCGAAAGATCGATATCGCTACGATCGAGGCCGCGCGTCGCGGTTAA
- a CDS encoding winged helix-turn-helix domain-containing protein yields the protein MLEALLGSGNKERVLFFIYARDEGYAREIARFFATDLAPIQKQLEGLEKGGILASRLAGRTRLYTFDPRYPFLDELKALLAKAITFYPPEEQERLLMARQRPRRAGKPL from the coding sequence ATGCTTGAAGCGCTGCTGGGATCGGGCAACAAGGAAAGGGTTCTCTTTTTCATCTACGCCCGGGATGAGGGGTATGCGCGGGAGATTGCCCGCTTTTTTGCCACCGATCTTGCTCCTATCCAGAAGCAGCTCGAAGGTTTGGAAAAAGGGGGAATTCTCGCCAGCAGGCTGGCAGGGCGGACCCGCCTCTATACCTTCGATCCGCGTTACCCGTTTTTGGACGAACTCAAGGCGTTGCTTGCCAAAGCCATCACTTTTTATCCCCCGGAGGAGCAGGAACGGCTTCTGATGGCGCGCCAACGGCCGCGTCGGGCGGGTAAACCGTTATGA